The following proteins are co-located in the Gordonia polyisoprenivorans genome:
- a CDS encoding glycosyltransferase, with protein sequence MAVIVPAYNEQRLITSTLRALDAQRFDTVLQRRLLSGFRVIVIDNSSTDATAEVVEKFIAEGTRRPFELITETQKGLGSAVDTGVRHAIDTGAVFVARTDSDSVPDPTWLHELLQPLLAGRRLVGGRLRARHDEPYSPVPYDLLGLLWRVGHLQQKWRTRHEPPYAQRTFGVVGPNCAFDTEVYLTAGGYPRLPLEQVSEDWELQQRVRKVAPKSAVALAPRAIVRTSQRRVRHLGIRGNSAWYAADHRGGRADLAESTGQAIDIR encoded by the coding sequence GTGGCTGTGATTGTGCCGGCCTACAACGAGCAGCGTCTGATCACCTCGACGCTGCGCGCGCTCGACGCCCAACGTTTCGACACCGTGCTGCAACGTCGGCTGCTGAGCGGTTTTCGGGTCATCGTCATCGACAACAGCAGCACCGACGCCACCGCGGAGGTGGTCGAGAAGTTCATCGCCGAGGGCACCCGCCGGCCGTTCGAGCTGATCACCGAGACGCAGAAGGGGCTCGGGTCGGCCGTCGACACCGGCGTACGGCACGCCATCGACACCGGCGCGGTGTTCGTCGCCCGGACGGATTCGGATTCGGTCCCCGATCCGACGTGGCTGCACGAGCTGCTCCAGCCGCTGCTGGCCGGCCGGCGACTCGTCGGCGGCCGATTACGGGCACGCCACGACGAACCGTACTCACCGGTTCCCTACGACCTGCTCGGCCTGCTGTGGCGAGTCGGACACCTGCAACAGAAGTGGCGGACCCGACACGAACCTCCGTATGCGCAGCGGACTTTCGGGGTTGTCGGCCCGAACTGCGCCTTCGACACCGAGGTCTACCTGACCGCAGGCGGGTATCCGCGGCTGCCTCTCGAGCAGGTTTCCGAGGACTGGGAGTTGCAACAACGTGTACGCAAGGTCGCACCGAAGTCCGCGGTGGCCCTCGCACCACGCGCGATCGTCCGCACCTCCCAGCGCCGGGTACGGCATCTGGGCATTCGTGGGAACTCGGCGTGGTACGCCGCCGACCACCGGGGCGGGCGAGCCGACCTGGCGGAGTCGACGGGTCAGGCGATCGACATCCGCTGA
- a CDS encoding condensation domain-containing protein, translating into MRSPDRARLGSSPSGAGTFLQSDHLATAVAARLRGEPHRAIIGSLTRFDEPLDAEAMAQALTDFVRRHEELRAHYVVDESGITRVVAPPDSVEMITTVPDPDLIVDDASVGEYAAQRITSLTDFDSVPAMAFGAAAGERGFTFYVGADHVHGDGYSVWLALAEIVALYRARVHGESADLPSVGKYADFIRAEARSAGSVAADDDSVHTWRTALRAKGGVPTSPLDLGLDGGTAAVPAVRARRDLIDAADAARIDERLAGTGQTFTGCLYAAMASAQFAVTGDRLFCTTTALATRPPGHERTQGWLCNFAPICFEVDPDADFVSLIGVATDAVRHARSAATAPVGAVLGVLAQTGELPPITGSPQMVTYIDHRRLPGVEDPTVRTTVGFPGVGKTKNANLWVSRMTDCVTVETQIPDNETARRNVGAYLDAIAEILHDFAAGAERSAQPTGSTGMTA; encoded by the coding sequence ATGCGCTCCCCGGATCGGGCCAGGCTCGGCTCGTCGCCCTCGGGTGCGGGAACCTTCCTGCAGTCCGATCACCTCGCGACCGCTGTCGCCGCTCGTCTGCGCGGCGAACCGCATCGGGCGATCATCGGTTCCCTCACTCGATTCGACGAGCCGCTCGACGCCGAGGCGATGGCGCAGGCGCTCACCGACTTCGTACGCCGTCACGAGGAACTGCGTGCGCATTACGTCGTCGACGAGTCGGGGATCACCCGGGTCGTCGCGCCACCGGATTCGGTCGAGATGATCACCACCGTGCCGGACCCCGACCTCATCGTCGACGATGCGTCGGTCGGCGAATATGCGGCGCAACGCATCACGTCGCTGACCGACTTCGATTCGGTACCCGCCATGGCATTCGGGGCCGCGGCGGGTGAGCGGGGCTTCACGTTCTATGTCGGGGCCGACCATGTCCATGGAGACGGATACTCGGTGTGGCTCGCGCTCGCCGAGATCGTCGCGCTCTACCGGGCACGGGTGCACGGCGAGTCCGCGGATCTGCCGTCGGTCGGCAAGTACGCGGACTTCATCCGGGCCGAGGCGAGGTCGGCCGGGTCGGTCGCCGCCGATGACGACAGCGTCCACACCTGGCGGACGGCGCTGCGGGCCAAGGGCGGTGTTCCGACCTCGCCGCTGGACCTCGGACTCGACGGCGGCACCGCCGCGGTACCGGCGGTCCGCGCCCGCCGCGATCTGATCGACGCCGCCGACGCCGCCCGGATCGACGAGCGACTCGCCGGAACCGGCCAGACCTTCACCGGATGTCTGTACGCGGCAATGGCATCGGCGCAGTTCGCGGTGACCGGTGACCGCCTGTTCTGCACGACGACCGCCCTGGCGACGCGTCCCCCCGGGCACGAACGGACCCAGGGCTGGCTGTGTAATTTCGCCCCGATCTGCTTCGAGGTCGACCCCGACGCCGACTTCGTGTCGCTGATCGGGGTGGCCACCGACGCCGTCCGCCACGCGCGGTCTGCTGCTACCGCACCGGTGGGTGCGGTACTCGGGGTGTTGGCGCAGACCGGTGAGTTGCCGCCGATCACGGGTTCGCCGCAGATGGTGACCTACATCGATCATCGTCGCCTACCAGGGGTCGAGGACCCGACGGTGCGAACCACGGTCGGCTTTCCCGGTGTCGGAAAGACCAAGAACGCCAACCTCTGGGTGAGCCGGATGACCGACTGCGTGACGGTCGAGACGCAGATCCCGGACAACGAGACCGCCCGCAGGAACGTCGGCGCCTACCTCGACGCGATCGCCGAGATCCTGCACGACTTCGCCGCCGGGGCCGAGCGCTCCGCACAGCCCACCGGATCGACCGGGATGACGGCATGA
- a CDS encoding condensation protein, producing MKLASLEHYSVNPGRFVQWVPETGAASGSAVAGAPAVMAVSENERFHLDSVRAGHLGWMTLVIDLPRSVPRELLRRMASEVMSRHDALRSHFVAGDDYVRHHHRDVPAVVDDEIDARHWDPQALTDEVLRRTASACNPLRPGGHFFSAVCRPDSTTVICAFDHAYVDARSLTVIAADITDVLAARPLRPVTSGLDEVRAHIRQPAVPADDPRLAGWERYLEQSDWQIPDFPLDLGVGPGERKPMRTAMRTLVSADDAPELGAGIRRHGGRTLSALLTAIGVAVHRSGGPEEMSTIIPAGPQTDRRFVGWVVDNIPMRVACGGDPLELSRINARRLAEATPLAEIGLTPVYQTFGDRLRRSRDDVFMLSYVDYTRWYTPDDGVEVRQLSGDHDTDNAQWWLWRDESGIHVRVRYPDTDQAEKIIDAVLSETVSVIGEIVDRVSMPGSQAHGMT from the coding sequence ATGAAACTGGCGAGCCTGGAACACTATTCGGTGAATCCGGGACGCTTCGTGCAGTGGGTGCCGGAGACCGGGGCGGCGAGTGGGTCGGCGGTGGCCGGCGCACCGGCCGTCATGGCGGTCTCGGAGAACGAGCGCTTCCATCTCGACTCGGTGCGGGCCGGGCATCTGGGCTGGATGACCCTCGTCATCGATTTACCCCGATCGGTGCCCCGGGAACTGCTGCGGCGCATGGCATCGGAGGTGATGTCACGCCACGACGCGCTGCGTAGTCATTTCGTCGCCGGGGATGACTATGTGCGCCATCACCATCGGGACGTCCCGGCGGTGGTCGACGACGAGATCGATGCGCGTCATTGGGACCCGCAGGCACTCACCGACGAGGTCCTGCGACGGACCGCATCGGCGTGCAATCCGCTCCGTCCCGGCGGGCATTTCTTCTCCGCCGTCTGCCGGCCGGATTCGACGACGGTGATCTGTGCCTTCGACCACGCCTACGTCGACGCGCGGTCGTTGACGGTCATCGCCGCCGACATCACCGATGTTCTCGCCGCACGCCCCCTGCGACCTGTCACATCGGGTCTCGACGAGGTGCGCGCACACATTCGACAGCCGGCGGTGCCGGCCGACGATCCGCGTCTGGCCGGGTGGGAACGCTATCTCGAGCAGTCCGACTGGCAGATACCGGATTTCCCGTTGGATCTCGGTGTCGGCCCGGGGGAGCGCAAGCCGATGCGCACCGCGATGCGCACGCTGGTGTCCGCCGACGACGCCCCCGAACTCGGTGCCGGTATCCGGCGCCACGGCGGCCGGACGCTCTCGGCATTGCTGACCGCCATCGGAGTGGCCGTCCATCGGTCCGGAGGCCCGGAGGAGATGTCGACGATCATCCCGGCCGGACCCCAGACGGACCGCCGCTTCGTCGGCTGGGTCGTCGACAACATCCCGATGCGTGTTGCATGTGGTGGTGATCCGTTGGAGCTCAGCCGGATCAACGCGCGTCGGCTGGCCGAGGCGACACCGTTGGCCGAGATCGGATTGACCCCGGTCTATCAGACCTTCGGAGATCGGTTGCGCCGCAGCCGCGACGATGTGTTCATGCTGTCCTACGTGGACTACACCCGTTGGTACACACCGGACGACGGCGTCGAGGTCCGTCAGCTCTCCGGTGATCACGACACCGACAATGCGCAGTGGTGGCTGTGGCGCGACGAGAGCGGCATCCATGTGCGTGTTCGCTATCCCGACACCGATCAGGCCGAGAAGATCATCGACGCCGTTCTGTCCGAGACGGTTTCGGTGATCGGCGAAATCGTCGACCGCGTCTCCATGCCTGGCTCGCAGGCGCACGGCATGACGTGA